From Nitrobacter sp. NHB1, a single genomic window includes:
- a CDS encoding glycosyltransferase family protein, translated as MPNEVVIITQARMTSTRLPGKILMRAGERTLLETHLDRLADVGVPVIVATTTNLSDGPVVELCAALDVPVFRGSENDVLERYQRAARAHEARHVIRVTSDCPLICPDVIRAGLDIYLGLKSESVYLSNGEKRTYPRGMEFEIFPRRSLDFAAENAKLPSEREHVTGYIRTSMPDIRHEYCTDEEDLSDWRITVDTDDDFKLVKLLIEDHHAVEMDYPGLKALLKAHPELMKINSHIQQKSI; from the coding sequence ATGCCAAATGAAGTCGTAATCATCACTCAGGCGCGCATGACGAGCACTCGCCTCCCGGGCAAGATCTTGATGCGCGCCGGGGAACGCACACTTCTTGAAACGCATCTCGATCGCCTCGCCGATGTCGGCGTGCCCGTGATCGTCGCGACGACAACGAATCTCTCCGACGGTCCCGTTGTCGAACTCTGCGCTGCGCTCGACGTTCCGGTGTTTCGCGGCAGTGAGAATGACGTACTGGAACGTTACCAAAGAGCGGCGCGCGCACACGAGGCTCGCCACGTGATTCGCGTGACGTCGGACTGCCCACTCATCTGTCCAGACGTGATTCGCGCCGGCCTCGACATCTATTTGGGCTTGAAGAGCGAGTCCGTTTATCTCTCGAACGGCGAAAAGCGGACCTATCCTCGCGGCATGGAATTCGAAATTTTTCCCCGACGCTCACTCGACTTCGCCGCGGAGAATGCCAAGCTCCCGTCCGAGCGCGAGCATGTAACAGGTTATATTCGCACGTCGATGCCGGATATTCGCCACGAGTACTGCACGGATGAAGAAGATCTCAGCGACTGGCGTATCACCGTCGACACCGACGACGACTTCAAACTCGTCAAACTTTTGATTGAAGATCATCATGCGGTCGAGATGGATTACCCGGGCTTAAAGGCTTTGCTGAAAGCGCATCCGGAGCTCATGAAAATCAACTCTCACATTCAACAGAAATCGATCTAA